The Vibrio penaeicida DNA window CTTTACCAGTAACGGTTCGCAGTACCTCAGAGAAATCATAATGCAATTGATATTGTCAATTGTGTTTGGGTCAACGTTATAACGAAGTTTTTCCAATTATCTTGCTTTAGGACATCAAGTAAAATCGACACGTCTAGGTACTCGCCAATGTCGTCCCCCCCTGCTAAGTCTCTAGCGTTCTCATACCAATCCCCATATACAGCTTCATCTTGATCGGGGTCGCACCCCTCCGCAAATTGAACACAATTTTTAAATGTGTTGTCTTTGTTACTTCCGACCGTAGCTGCGATATAAATTCCATTATCTTTCGCTAGGAAAAATGTCTCTAGGTTGTTGTCATTGCAAAAGTTGGATAATTCTTGAACCTGCGTTCTTGTGAAGATTAATTTGGACATATCTTTTCCCTATATTTCTGTTACTCGCACAATCGAGTAGGAATGTCGGTTGAATGGTGAGGGTTAGCCTTTATTCAATGCCCTACCCTATTGAGTAAGGCATTTGACCGATTAAAGCTTGTACTGCAAAAAACAAGATTTGGTGTTGTATTCTGAGTCCTTTGGAGCGACAAATGCCCAACTTTCCTTGTTAACGCCAACCACTAGGGTTTCACCGTCTAGTTGAGTAGTAACGTCACGAATCATCTTGAGCTGTAGATTAAACTGACTGGTTTCACCAGTGATTAGGTCAGCATCTAGGACTTCTTTTGAGCCTGACTTTGGATCTTGTAACGTCAGCTCGTTGGCTTTGAACTCCATAACTAATCCAACTTTGTCTTGCTCTTTCACACCTGCTGCAAATCTACGAATTGCGCTTCGAAACTCAGTGCTGTTTACTTCACAAGCAATCACTTGTTCTGATTGGGTTTTGGTTTGTAAGTCGGGGTACATTTGGCAACATACAGAGGAAGTTAGAATCCCAACTTGAGGTACTATCAAACGAACTTGGGAACTGTTGAACATTAATTCAACTTCCAGATCGGAGTAGGCTGAGAAGTTACTGAGCAAGTCAATTACTCGCTTTGGCATCAGTAAATCAGGGGTATCTGACGTTACAATGTCACATGGGAATTTCGCCTCACAACATTTCAGACCGTCAGCCGAGAAAATAGAAACGAAGTCCTTTTCTATCTTCATTAGCGTTGATCCCAAAAACATCCGGTCACTAGGGAGTTTATTTAGGTTCTGAGTCGCTGCCCACGCCACAGAAGTCAATGCATCTTTCAAAATGGACAGCTTGACCTTAATGTGGCTATGCCCCTCTCTGAATGCTTGTGTTACTGGAAAGCCCTCAATGGGCATAACTTCAATTGTATGGCGAGATCGACCTGACTTAAAAATCAGTTTGGTTTGTTCTTCGTTCAAAGAAATGTTGATGTTTTTTTCAGCATCGTAGGTTTTCACCAAATCAAAGATTCGCTTTGCATCTACGACAAAGGGCTGAAAATCTTCGATGGACTCGGCAACACAAAAAAGGTTGGCTTCTAGCCCGTTGTGAACGGCACTGACTTTAATGGTATTGCCTTGCGCTTCAACCTTTAAGCACTCAGAGAAAGCCTTATCACTTTTTCCAGTACAGTTTGTTGGTGTGGCAAGAGCAGCAATAAGGTTAACTTTCTTGATAATGATCTTCATTGGTTTTCTCCATGACTCGTTTCATTATTAATTTAAGAGTGATTGGCAAGCCGACAAGGGCGCACTTCAATAGGCTGCTAGGCAGCCTTTGAGTACCCGAAATACGATGCCCAAATGTCTGGGTTTATTGGCATGACTGTGGTTTCAAAATTCTTACTGAAATCGAAGTAGACAGCGTGATAGTCGAGACTGCCTTTCGTGACAAACTGGTTCAGCATTTTGGCTGCGATATTGGCACACATGGCATTCACCAGTACGCCTTGCGAATTAAAGCTTTCGGCTGCGCTACACGAACGTTTTGGGTTATCAACCACATCACGAATTTCAGGGTTGAGGTCAACGACATTTGGGACTGCATCCCTAACTTGTGTTGAAAATACATGACCAAAAAACACGTTTCCTGTATCACGTTCATTACCAAGGTCGAGCCACAAAGCTTTACTCGTAGTTCGCAGTTTTTTTGCTTCGTCACTGATTTGTGCTCGAAGCTTGGCTGAATCAACACACGTAACAAGAATGTCGTAATCATCAGTCATCAACTTTGCAATTTCACTTGCTGTTAAATGACGTTCGATTGAGTCCCATTGGGTCTTTCTACCAAAAAGGTTAAAGCGGTTCACAACAAGACTAGCTTTGTTATAGCCAACGTCTGCTGCCCAAAAATTTTGACGTAGGGTATTCGTCTCACTCACTGTACTTCCATCGGCTACCAAAAGTTCGATACCGAAGTCATGCCCCATTTCTGTCAGATAGGTGTGAAGTCGATAAATTGAATTGGTAAATGCTGCCCCATTGCCCCCTGCTCCTACTTGCAAAATACGGATGGGACGTTTCTGGTATTCCAGTGGACATACTAAAGTGTTCGTATTCATTAAAGGTTCTCCAATACAAATTTGACTGTATAGTTAAGCGGTTTCAATTGGGCATGATCGAAGCTGTCATTGTGCTTTGAGTTGATCAGGTAACGGTTGAGTTCAAAGCTTGAAATGTCATTCAATGGTTTATTGATATGTGTTCCGTTAGACACAGAAGAAAAGGCAATATCAATCAGTTCATCAACGAGTTGATTGCTATCCATACTAGGGTGTTTATTTGTGCCGAAGCATAAGTCATTACCCATATATAGGTTTGGTATAGGCGATATGAATAGCTCAGTGGTTTCTGTTGGGCGTTCACTGCTCTTAATGGCATAGCAACGCAATTTTCCATCGCTATAAAACATCACATGAGCTGGCATTGGTACACTATGACTGTTGTTTTTCTTCGAGTTATCTAGAAATGTCATGGTGTAGTGCTTTGCTGGGGTATAAAACAATATCTCACTAGAACTTCGGTAAAGAATGCGACCATCAATGATCTTCCTTGATGATGAGCGTTCAGTACGGTTTAAATGGCTTGATAAGTGGTTAATCACGGAGGGTAGGCTGACATTCTTTGGA harbors:
- a CDS encoding DUF3085 domain-containing protein; this translates as MSKLIFTRTQVQELSNFCNDNNLETFFLAKDNGIYIAATVGSNKDNTFKNCVQFAEGCDPDQDEAVYGDWYENARDLAGGDDIGEYLDVSILLDVLKQDNWKNFVITLTQTQLTISIAL
- a CDS encoding beta clamp domain-containing protein, producing the protein MKIIIKKVNLIAALATPTNCTGKSDKAFSECLKVEAQGNTIKVSAVHNGLEANLFCVAESIEDFQPFVVDAKRIFDLVKTYDAEKNINISLNEEQTKLIFKSGRSRHTIEVMPIEGFPVTQAFREGHSHIKVKLSILKDALTSVAWAATQNLNKLPSDRMFLGSTLMKIEKDFVSIFSADGLKCCEAKFPCDIVTSDTPDLLMPKRVIDLLSNFSAYSDLEVELMFNSSQVRLIVPQVGILTSSVCCQMYPDLQTKTQSEQVIACEVNSTEFRSAIRRFAAGVKEQDKVGLVMEFKANELTLQDPKSGSKEVLDADLITGETSQFNLQLKMIRDVTTQLDGETLVVGVNKESWAFVAPKDSEYNTKSCFLQYKL
- a CDS encoding PRTRC system ThiF family protein; its protein translation is MNTNTLVCPLEYQKRPIRILQVGAGGNGAAFTNSIYRLHTYLTEMGHDFGIELLVADGSTVSETNTLRQNFWAADVGYNKASLVVNRFNLFGRKTQWDSIERHLTASEIAKLMTDDYDILVTCVDSAKLRAQISDEAKKLRTTSKALWLDLGNERDTGNVFFGHVFSTQVRDAVPNVVDLNPEIRDVVDNPKRSCSAAESFNSQGVLVNAMCANIAAKMLNQFVTKGSLDYHAVYFDFSKNFETTVMPINPDIWASYFGYSKAA